AAAACTTTATATGCATACTCGAAGGCATCGGCATCGTGAATGATTGTGTCGTAGTAAAATTTCTTAATGTAATGATTTGGAGATTTGGCACGATTCACTTTAGGCTCTGTGCGCTCACCATAACCATGTTGCCAGCGGCCTCGAATCCATGGCGTAAATCCTCCTGTGTGCGAAAGCAAAAACTTAATCTTCGCGAAACGATCAAACACACCGCCAAAGATAAGACTCGATGCGCAAATGGTGGTCTCAAGAGGATTGCCAATAAAATTATCCAGGTAATAATCCTTCAATCGCTCGCCCGTTGCCCTATCTCCCGCAGGATGAATAAAAAGAGGAACATCGAGCTTTACCGCTTTGCGCCAAACGACATCTAGTTTTCGATCATCGAGATTTCTACCCGCCACGTTTGTTCCGATTTGTGCGCCGAGATGGCCCGTCTTAACCGCCTGAGCAAGCTCTTTTGCCGCTGCCTGTGGATCCTGCATGGGCAATTGCGCCATACAGCGAAATTTATCTGGATATTCTTTTGTGAGGCCAAGCAAAGATTCGTTGATGGCAGAGGAGATCTCTTTATTCAAGCCGACGGGAAGGGAATAGTAGGTCATCCCGGGAACTACCGAGAGAATCTGAAGATCAACACCTTGTTTTTTCATCCCCTTAAACCGGACATCGATATTCGTCAAATCTTCTCGAAGAGGAAACTTCAAGGCAAATTCCTTGCCTCCCTTCTTTCCTCGTGCCACCACAACATCCCATGGCTTGCCTTTTTGAATTGTTACAGCCTTACCGAATCTTTTTTTTCGGATGTTTTCGACAAAACTTTCAGGAATAATATGTGCGTGCGGGTCGATTATCACGTCTGCTTCACCTCAAAAAGAATAAGGTTATTAATGCATCAACGAGAAAGATGCTGGAATCCATATTTCTGAATTTTGAGAAGTCAAAACAGGGCCGGAGCCTGGAGGCCAATTGGCAAGTTTCTTAGTCGCCTCACGAACCTCTGCCCGATGAAGTAAGTCTTTATAGGCCCAAATATGTATAAATTCATTCAAGGTGCCGAACTCAGACGTAAAACACGCGGCAAGCGGAGAAACAGTCTCCCGCTCAGGAAGGTGCTCCGTCCAACGGCTAATGACATCATTCATCTTTCCCGTTTCCACGCCATAGGTGCGAACTTCATAAACCCCTCCATTTTCTCCTAGCCGGGGCTCCGATCGAAATGGAGGTGCAACCAACAGCTTATTGCTCTGCTCTAAAATGATACTTGCGCTTTTAGGTGGCCACCAAGATTGGCTCATAGCCTCCGCGCGCACTTCGTCGCGATGTTTGGCATCCTCGAATTCCCAGATGTGCATGACTCTGTTCAGATCCCCAATATCCGCAGTAAACATCCCGAGCAAACGCGATATCTTCTGCCTTCTTTCAAAAAGAGGTTCGAAATTATCCATAAATTCCGCCGCTTTGCCGATTTTCATCTTGTAAGTTCGCATTTCATAAATCATTTGATACCTCCATTCACATATTTCACTTAGATGGAATTACAGGAAGCAGGATATGCGCCTGCCGATCAAGTGCAAAGTGAAGCGATACACGGCCACCGAAAATAGAAACAGGGCGCTCCCTCGAATCATTGTGATGGTAGGGACCAACACCAGTGAATGCCATTTTACCCAGGGACTGAGGTCCTTGAGCGCCTCCGCCTGGATAAACGTAGTCATTCCCCCGTACGGAGAGCCCTATGCGATAGCCTTTGGGCACCACAATGCAGGTGGGTAGTACCTCAACATCGAGATCGTAAACCTTGTCCGGGGTGAGTGGTTGTTTTTCATCATGAGTATGATAAGGCCGATACGGCAAGCTAAGCTCAGGATCAAGTTTACGATGAGAGGCACGGAGCCAGCCATGCGCGATAGGTGTATG
The Nitrospinaceae bacterium genome window above contains:
- a CDS encoding amidohydrolase family protein; translation: MIIDPHAHIIPESFVENIRKKRFGKAVTIQKGKPWDVVVARGKKGGKEFALKFPLREDLTNIDVRFKGMKKQGVDLQILSVVPGMTYYSLPVGLNKEISSAINESLLGLTKEYPDKFRCMAQLPMQDPQAAAKELAQAVKTGHLGAQIGTNVAGRNLDDRKLDVVWRKAVKLDVPLFIHPAGDRATGERLKDYYLDNFIGNPLETTICASSLIFGGVFDRFAKIKFLLSHTGGFTPWIRGRWQHGYGERTEPKVNRAKSPNHYIKKFYYDTIIHDADAFEYAYKVLGANRIVYGTDYPFDMGDLGKAAKIPGMSRISRKDQKKILTDNAKKLYKLKI
- a CDS encoding NIPSNAP family protein, which gives rise to MIYEMRTYKMKIGKAAEFMDNFEPLFERRQKISRLLGMFTADIGDLNRVMHIWEFEDAKHRDEVRAEAMSQSWWPPKSASIILEQSNKLLVAPPFRSEPRLGENGGVYEVRTYGVETGKMNDVISRWTEHLPERETVSPLAACFTSEFGTLNEFIHIWAYKDLLHRAEVREATKKLANWPPGSGPVLTSQNSEIWIPASFSLMH